CAAAATTGCCGACCTCAGCACCCTGGAGCTACGTGTATACGTTAGTGGAGAGCAGTTGCCTTCGGTAAAAATCGGCGGAAAAACCGATGTTATTATTGATGGGAAGAACAGTGCGCCGCTTGAAGGAACCATAAGCTGGATATCCTCAACCGCGGAATTCACACCTAAAATAATCCAGACAAAAGAAGAACGGGTGAATCTGGTTTATGCCGTAAAAATAAGTGTGAAAAATGACGGCAGCTTAAAAATTGGTATGCCGGGCGAAGTGAAATTTAAGTAAATACTCTAGCGTAATCATTGGCTATGGCTGAATACAGCATCATATCAGAACAAACAGGAAAATCGTACGAAGGCACCATGGCGCTTGAAGATATCACGTTCAGCGTGCATAGAGGCGAGTTGTTTGGCTTCATTGGTCCTGATGGCGCCGGCAAAACAACGCTGTTCCGAATCATTACCACACTACTGCTGGCCGATAAAGGGCATATGGAGGTCGAAGGGTTTGAAGTAAAAAAGAATTACAGAAAGCTCAGACAAATTCTGGGGTATATGCCCGGCCGTTTTTCGCTTTATCAGGATTTGACCGTAGAAGAAAATCTGAAATTTTTTGCTACAACATTCGGCACAACCATCAAAGAGAATTATCATCTCATCAAAGATATTTACGGACAGATTGAGCCCTTTAAAGACCGTCGTGCTGGCGCACTTTCAGGCGGTATGAAACAAAAACTGGCACTTTCCTGTGCACTCATTCACAAACCTGCGTTGCTTGTTCTGGATGAACCGACTACAGGGGTTGATGCCGTTTCAAGAAAGGAATTTTGGGAAATGCTGCGCAATTTGCGGCGTGAAGGCATTTCAATTGTGGTTTCTACACCTTATATGGATGAAGCAGGATTGTGCGACCGGGTTGCTCTGATGCAGTCAGGACACATTATGCAGAGTGGAAGCCCTGAAAGTATCGTGCAAAGTTTTTCAAAAAAAATAGTGGCCGTGAAGTCGACGGAGATGTACAGACTTCTTAAAGATATTGAAAAATCGGGCATTGCAGAAACTATTTACCCTTTCGGAGAATATGCACACATGATACCTGCTGATGGAAGCATTGACGAAACGGCTATTTCCCGATTTCTTGAATCGCAGGGTCACAGTGGCATTGAAGCGAAAATAATCAATGCCGGAATAGAAGATTGTTTTATTGAA
Above is a genomic segment from Bacteroidota bacterium containing:
- a CDS encoding ABC transporter ATP-binding protein, which codes for MAEYSIISEQTGKSYEGTMALEDITFSVHRGELFGFIGPDGAGKTTLFRIITTLLLADKGHMEVEGFEVKKNYRKLRQILGYMPGRFSLYQDLTVEENLKFFATTFGTTIKENYHLIKDIYGQIEPFKDRRAGALSGGMKQKLALSCALIHKPALLVLDEPTTGVDAVSRKEFWEMLRNLRREGISIVVSTPYMDEAGLCDRVALMQSGHIMQSGSPESIVQSFSKKIVAVKSTEMYRLLKDIEKSGIAETIYPFGEYAHMIPADGSIDETAISRFLESQGHSGIEAKIINAGIEDCFIELMQTVKK